The following are encoded together in the Acaryochloris thomasi RCC1774 genome:
- a CDS encoding extracellular solute-binding protein, which produces MIQQPVQRLAIVLGALLVGACAPSSDVSDGGSSGRGFPVKMLLGSALGEFCDQAATQFNQTQPKLSNGEAFHLACEAQGSGDVVNTLVTQAAQFQSGALPAEAPEFPTLVSVDGEIYHSQLIYQIEQLFPGQNYIPAITDAPLLASSPMVFMTSEDLAPGLQKTDDLFKALVTATTHRDLDAASSPQTINYVHTAPTRSNSGLQTLVSQFASVSGKAPQDLSAADVTANQAQIQKIQQKITRYGVSTSSLSEAMVQNGLFWASIGSVYESSVIAANSNQQANQSKYVAVYPKATFTSSMRGILPTAPWVSAEEKEAATQVLEYLQSTEAQKLATNLGLRPGTPGVPLGPKFTAQYGVNPQAKYDSLRPPQPQVVEAMLKVWATEAKKSSLVVVVIDSSGSMSGNKLPAVQSTLQTYLKSLGPKDRIALIDFDSQIQAPVLVDGTPEGRDRGIEFISGLQADGGTRLYDATLTARDWLQQNLRPDAINAILVLTDGADSGSSTSLSQLEQELGKSGFASDQRIALFTIGYGREGEFNADILEKIASLNGGYYKKGDPATIQRLMADLQLEF; this is translated from the coding sequence ATGATTCAGCAACCTGTACAGCGCCTTGCTATTGTTCTTGGAGCCTTGCTGGTGGGTGCCTGTGCACCAAGTTCGGATGTGTCTGATGGTGGCTCCTCCGGGCGAGGGTTTCCGGTCAAGATGCTGTTGGGGAGTGCGTTGGGTGAATTCTGTGATCAGGCGGCGACCCAGTTCAATCAGACGCAGCCAAAGTTGAGCAACGGTGAAGCGTTCCATTTAGCTTGTGAAGCTCAGGGAAGCGGTGATGTCGTTAATACACTTGTGACTCAGGCTGCTCAATTTCAGTCAGGAGCTTTGCCTGCAGAAGCCCCTGAGTTCCCGACGCTGGTATCGGTTGACGGTGAGATTTACCACAGTCAGCTTATTTATCAGATAGAGCAGCTTTTCCCAGGGCAAAACTATATCCCTGCGATTACTGACGCGCCACTATTGGCTTCAAGTCCGATGGTGTTTATGACCTCTGAAGATCTGGCCCCTGGCTTGCAGAAAACGGACGACTTGTTTAAGGCGCTCGTGACGGCGACCACCCATCGAGATTTAGACGCGGCCAGTTCACCGCAGACCATTAACTATGTCCATACGGCTCCGACGCGCTCGAATTCTGGCCTGCAGACATTGGTGTCTCAGTTTGCCTCCGTTTCAGGAAAGGCGCCTCAAGATTTATCGGCGGCTGATGTGACGGCGAATCAAGCCCAAATTCAGAAGATTCAGCAGAAGATTACGCGCTATGGGGTTTCTACTAGCTCTTTATCTGAGGCGATGGTGCAAAATGGTTTGTTTTGGGCTTCGATTGGCTCAGTCTATGAATCGTCAGTCATTGCGGCCAATAGCAATCAGCAAGCGAATCAGTCTAAGTACGTTGCGGTTTATCCTAAGGCGACCTTTACTTCGAGCATGCGCGGGATTTTGCCGACGGCTCCCTGGGTCAGTGCGGAAGAGAAAGAAGCAGCGACGCAGGTACTTGAGTATTTGCAGTCAACTGAGGCTCAAAAGCTGGCGACAAATTTAGGACTGCGGCCTGGAACGCCGGGAGTTCCGCTCGGACCTAAATTTACGGCTCAATACGGTGTCAATCCGCAGGCGAAGTATGATTCACTTCGACCCCCGCAGCCGCAGGTGGTGGAGGCGATGCTCAAGGTTTGGGCAACCGAGGCGAAGAAGTCTTCATTAGTCGTGGTCGTGATTGATTCTTCAGGGTCTATGTCTGGCAATAAGCTGCCTGCTGTGCAAAGTACGCTGCAGACTTATCTCAAGAGCTTAGGGCCGAAGGACAGGATTGCTTTGATTGATTTTGATAGTCAGATTCAGGCTCCGGTGCTGGTGGATGGAACACCAGAGGGACGCGATCGCGGCATTGAGTTTATCAGCGGCTTGCAGGCTGATGGCGGCACTCGTCTTTACGACGCCACTTTAACGGCCCGGGACTGGCTGCAGCAGAATCTACGGCCAGATGCCATCAACGCCATTTTGGTCTTAACGGATGGCGCTGATTCTGGGTCTTCAACTTCCCTTAGCCAGCTAGAGCAGGAGTTAGGCAAGAGCGGATTTGCCAGCGATCAGCGAATCGCGCTGTTTACGATTGGCTATGGCCGGGAAGGGGAATTCAATGCCGATATCTTAGAAAAAATTGCTAGTCTCAACGGTGGATACTATAAGAAGGGTGATCCGGCGACGATTCAGCGCCTGATGGCTGATCTGCAACTGGAGTTTTAG